A single window of Candidatus Methylomirabilota bacterium DNA harbors:
- a CDS encoding cytochrome C, translated as MRRILAAAIGCASIAAAAVVSAEPPAGAAACSGCHPASARVTSPVLRLAGLDQTRIVRAMEDFRSGKRPATVMDRISKGFTDDEIQAIAAWYASQR; from the coding sequence ATGCGCAGGATCCTGGCCGCTGCGATCGGATGTGCCTCGATCGCAGCGGCAGCCGTGGTGTCGGCCGAGCCGCCGGCCGGCGCGGCGGCGTGCTCGGGCTGTCATCCGGCCTCGGCACGCGTGACGTCGCCCGTGCTCCGCCTCGCCGGGCTCGATCAGACCCGGATCGTCAGGGCGATGGAAGACTTCCGCTCTGGGAAGCGGCCCGCCACCGTCATGGACCGGATCTCCAAAGGGTTCACCGACGACGAAATCCAGGCCATCGCCGCCTGGTACGCCTCGCAGCGGTGA
- a CDS encoding molybdopterin cofactor-binding domain-containing protein, which produces MITKTPKIDRRSFVIGTGAVGAGLALGLKIPFSASVVRAQDGSPEINAWVVIRPDDTVVIRVARSEMGQGTITGLAQMVCEELECDWSKVTTEYPTPGQSVARKRVWGDFSTGGSRGIRTSQEYVRKGGAAARMMLIQAAANGWGVPAAECSAANSVITHKPTGRTTTYGKVAEAAAKLTPPAEVALKDPKDWKLIGKSVKRLDTMGKVDGSQVYGFDLKLPGMLNAAIKDCPVFGGKVKSFEAARVTGMPGVRHVVRVGDSGVAVVADTWWRAKTALDALPIVWDEGPNAQVSSATIADMLKAGLDADQAFVRNQNGDVKAAITGAAKKVEAVYAYPFQNHATMEPMNATAKYTPDRCEVWVPTQNGEAAFAATLAASGLPADKCEVYKINLGGGFGRRGAFHDYVTQAVLIAKQIPGTPVKLLWSREEDMTHGKYHPVMQAKLTGGLDAAGNLTGLHCRLSGQSIIAAVFPQNLQEGRDNLAFQGLDPSGDFAFGYTVPNLLIDHAMRNTHVPPGFWRGVNINQNAIFMECFMDELAQAAGRDPLEFRRKLMAKHPKHLAVLNAVAGRAGWGKPAPKGVYRGLAQMMAFGSYVAACAEISVTGGNRVKVQRIICATDPGYAVNPAQIERQISGSFVYGLSALFMEECTVKAGRIEQTNFSSYDSMRIAQMPKVESIIMPSGGFWGGVGEPTICVAAPAVLNAFFAATGRRIRTFPLKNHGIQMV; this is translated from the coding sequence ATGATCACCAAGACTCCGAAGATCGATCGCCGCTCCTTCGTCATCGGCACAGGCGCTGTCGGCGCCGGCCTCGCCCTCGGTCTCAAGATCCCCTTCAGCGCCAGCGTCGTCCGCGCCCAGGACGGCTCGCCCGAGATCAACGCCTGGGTGGTCATCCGCCCGGACGACACGGTCGTGATCCGGGTCGCGCGGTCCGAGATGGGGCAGGGCACGATCACCGGCCTCGCCCAGATGGTGTGCGAGGAGCTCGAGTGCGACTGGTCGAAGGTGACGACCGAGTACCCGACCCCGGGTCAGAGCGTCGCACGCAAGCGCGTCTGGGGCGATTTCTCCACGGGCGGCAGCCGCGGCATCCGCACTTCGCAGGAATACGTCCGCAAGGGCGGCGCGGCGGCGCGCATGATGCTGATCCAGGCCGCAGCCAACGGCTGGGGCGTTCCCGCTGCCGAGTGCAGCGCCGCGAATAGCGTGATCACCCACAAGCCCACCGGCCGCACGACCACGTACGGCAAGGTCGCGGAAGCCGCCGCGAAGCTGACCCCGCCAGCGGAGGTGGCGCTGAAGGACCCGAAGGACTGGAAGCTCATCGGCAAGTCGGTCAAGCGCCTGGACACGATGGGGAAGGTAGACGGTTCGCAGGTCTATGGCTTCGACCTGAAATTGCCCGGGATGCTGAACGCCGCGATCAAGGACTGTCCGGTCTTCGGCGGCAAGGTGAAGAGCTTCGAGGCCGCCAGGGTGACGGGCATGCCGGGCGTCCGGCACGTGGTGCGGGTCGGCGATTCCGGCGTCGCCGTCGTGGCCGATACGTGGTGGCGCGCCAAGACCGCGCTCGACGCGCTGCCCATCGTCTGGGACGAGGGCCCGAACGCCCAGGTCTCGAGCGCCACGATCGCCGACATGCTGAAGGCCGGCCTCGATGCGGATCAGGCCTTCGTGCGCAACCAGAACGGCGACGTGAAGGCCGCCATCACCGGCGCGGCGAAGAAGGTCGAGGCGGTCTACGCCTATCCGTTCCAGAACCACGCGACGATGGAACCGATGAACGCGACGGCGAAGTACACGCCGGACCGCTGCGAGGTCTGGGTGCCGACGCAGAATGGCGAGGCCGCTTTCGCGGCGACGCTGGCGGCGTCCGGCCTTCCGGCCGACAAGTGCGAGGTCTACAAGATCAATCTCGGCGGTGGGTTCGGACGGCGCGGGGCCTTCCACGACTACGTCACCCAGGCCGTGCTGATCGCCAAGCAGATCCCGGGGACGCCGGTGAAGCTTCTGTGGTCGCGCGAGGAAGACATGACGCACGGCAAGTATCACCCGGTCATGCAGGCGAAGCTGACCGGCGGGCTGGATGCGGCCGGCAACCTGACCGGACTGCACTGCCGCTTGTCGGGACAGTCGATCATCGCGGCCGTGTTCCCACAGAACCTGCAGGAGGGCAGAGACAATCTGGCATTCCAGGGGCTCGACCCGAGCGGGGACTTCGCGTTCGGGTACACCGTCCCGAATCTCCTGATCGACCATGCGATGCGCAACACGCACGTCCCGCCGGGGTTCTGGCGCGGCGTGAACATCAACCAGAACGCCATCTTCATGGAATGCTTCATGGACGAGCTCGCCCAGGCCGCCGGCCGGGACCCGCTCGAGTTCCGGCGCAAGCTGATGGCGAAGCATCCGAAGCACCTCGCCGTGCTGAACGCGGTGGCTGGGCGGGCGGGATGGGGCAAGCCGGCGCCGAAGGGCGTGTATCGCGGGCTGGCCCAGATGATGGCGTTCGGCAGCTACGTGGCGGCGTGCGCTGAAATCTCCGTCACCGGCGGCAACCGGGTGAAGGTACAGCGCATCATCTGCGCGACCGATCCCGGGTACGCCGTCAACCCCGCACAGATCGAGCGCCAGATCTCCGGGTCATTCGTCTACGGATTGTCCGCGTTGTTCATGGAGGAATGCACGGTCAAGGCCGGCCGCATCGAGCAGACGAACTTCAGCTCCTACGACTCGATGCGGATCGCACAAATGCCGAAGGTCGAGTCGATCATCATGCCCTCCGGCGGGTTCTGGGGCGGGGTTGGCGAGCCGACGATCTGCGTGGCGGCACCGGCGGTCCTGAACGCGTTCTTTGCCGCGACCGGCCGCCGCATCCGCACGTTCCCGCTGAAGAACCACGGCATCCAGATGGTGTAG
- a CDS encoding (2Fe-2S)-binding protein, whose product MERLTINGKSVEVDVDPNTPLLWAIREQVGLTGTKYGCGIAQCGACTVHIDGKAVRSCVVPVAGAVGTQITTIEGLAAGATLHKVQKAWVDFEVPQCGYCQSGMIMAVAALLEATPKPTDADIDSGITNICRCGTFQEVRQAIHAAAKA is encoded by the coding sequence ATGGAACGCCTGACGATCAACGGCAAAAGCGTAGAGGTCGATGTCGACCCCAACACCCCGCTCCTCTGGGCCATCCGGGAGCAGGTCGGCCTCACCGGCACCAAGTACGGCTGCGGCATAGCGCAGTGCGGCGCATGCACGGTGCACATCGACGGCAAGGCCGTCCGCTCGTGCGTCGTGCCCGTCGCCGGGGCCGTGGGCACGCAGATCACGACCATCGAAGGCCTCGCTGCGGGTGCCACCCTGCACAAGGTGCAGAAGGCCTGGGTCGACTTCGAGGTGCCGCAGTGCGGCTACTGCCAGTCGGGCATGATCATGGCGGTGGCCGCGCTCCTGGAGGCGACGCCGAAGCCGACCGACGCCGACATCGACTCGGGGATCACGAACATCTGTCGTTGCGGCACGTTCCAGGAAGTGCGCCAGGCCATCCACGCCGCGGCGAAGGCATAG
- a CDS encoding enolase C-terminal domain-like protein yields the protein MKVTDVHLTLFGWDDIPATRYGIHTGTFSGASQLGLVTIETDDGVKGHAFLGSAMRGGHLDGQSLIQYLKPVVLGQDPLARERLYQAMWQKNRQTTLRAIGAMDVALWDIAGKVTGLPIHRLIGSYRNSAPAYASSAVLPTKEAYAEEATRFKSEGWSAYKIHPPTDPVVDAEVCRAVRRAVGDGFTVMLDSTWAYQYPEALRVGKVIEELGFYWYEDPLADDDLLSYVKLKQHLAIPILATEYAPGGLTAYAPWLVHQATDFLRGDVAVKGGITALVKAAHLAEAFHMNFEIHHGGNSLNNVANLHVMMAIRNCEFFEVLLPAGAQKYGLAQDIEVDKRGLVHAFDGPGLGAAIDFGLIERKKIAVLT from the coding sequence ATGAAGGTCACCGACGTCCACCTGACGCTCTTCGGCTGGGACGACATCCCGGCCACGCGGTACGGCATTCATACGGGGACGTTCAGCGGCGCGAGCCAGCTCGGCCTCGTGACGATCGAGACCGACGACGGCGTCAAGGGTCACGCCTTCCTTGGCTCGGCCATGCGCGGCGGGCACCTGGACGGGCAGTCGCTCATCCAGTACCTGAAGCCGGTCGTGCTCGGCCAGGACCCGCTCGCCCGCGAGCGCCTCTACCAGGCGATGTGGCAGAAGAACCGCCAGACGACGCTTCGCGCGATTGGCGCGATGGACGTGGCCCTCTGGGACATCGCGGGAAAGGTGACGGGCCTGCCGATCCATCGGCTGATCGGCTCGTACCGGAACAGCGCCCCGGCCTACGCCAGCTCCGCCGTCCTGCCGACCAAGGAGGCCTACGCGGAGGAAGCGACGCGCTTCAAGAGCGAGGGCTGGTCGGCCTACAAGATCCACCCACCTACTGATCCCGTCGTCGACGCGGAGGTCTGCCGCGCCGTCCGGCGCGCCGTCGGCGACGGCTTTACCGTGATGCTCGACTCGACCTGGGCCTACCAGTATCCCGAGGCGCTCCGCGTCGGAAAGGTCATCGAGGAGCTGGGCTTCTACTGGTACGAGGACCCGCTCGCGGATGACGACCTCCTGAGCTACGTGAAGCTCAAGCAGCACCTGGCGATCCCGATCCTGGCCACCGAGTACGCGCCGGGCGGCCTCACCGCCTACGCGCCGTGGCTCGTCCATCAAGCCACCGATTTTCTCCGAGGAGATGTCGCCGTGAAGGGCGGCATCACCGCCCTCGTCAAGGCGGCGCATCTCGCCGAGGCCTTCCACATGAACTTCGAGATCCACCACGGCGGCAATTCCCTCAACAACGTGGCGAACCTCCACGTGATGATGGCCATCCGGAACTGCGAGTTCTTCGAGGTGCTGCTGCCGGCCGGAGCCCAGAAGTACGGCTTGGCCCAGGACATCGAGGTCGACAAGCGGGGGCTCGTCCACGCCTTCGATGGCCCGGGGCTCGGCGCCGCCATCGATTTCGGCCTCATCGAGCGAAAGAAGATCGCCGTCCTGACTTGA